A genomic segment from Streptomyces sp. NBC_01233 encodes:
- a CDS encoding NHL domain-containing thioredoxin family protein, which yields MNDVAPAPTPAPAPRRRARVRAPELIGKGGWINTGGKDLKLADFRGRTLILDFWTFCCINCLHVLDELRELEEKHRDTVVIIGVHSPKFVHEAEHAAVVDAVERYEVHHPVLDDPELATWKQYAVRAWPTLVVIDPEGYIVAQHAGEGHAHAIAKLVEELEAEHEAKGTLRRGDGPYVAPEPVASDLRFPGKALLLPSGNLLVSDTTRHQLVELDADGESVVRRIGSGERGFGGDAFSEPQGLALLPDGRVVVADTVNHALRTYDPATGHVETVAGTGRQWWQGSPTSGPALEVDLSSPWDVAWWQGRVWIAMAGVHQLWTWDPESGTVAVAAGTTNEGLLDGPAAEAWFAQPSGLAAAGDRLWIADSETSALRYVHPTETGYAVTSAVGTGLFDFGHRDGDAGQALLQHPLGVTALPDGSVAVSDTYNHALRRYDPATGQVSTLATDLREPSDAVLVGEDIVVVESARHRLTRLRLPEEAVRVESVAHRTQRAATEVAAGALRLDVVFRAPGGQKLDTRYGPSTRLLVSSTPPELLAGGEGAGTDLFRELALNPEVTEGVLHVSAMAASCDDDPANEYPACHVHQQDWGVPVRVTADGASRLPLVLAGMDEQE from the coding sequence ATGAACGATGTCGCCCCGGCGCCCACCCCCGCGCCCGCGCCCCGCCGCCGTGCCCGTGTCCGTGCCCCCGAGCTGATCGGCAAGGGCGGCTGGATCAATACCGGCGGGAAGGACCTGAAGCTCGCCGACTTCCGAGGTCGCACATTGATCCTCGATTTTTGGACCTTCTGCTGCATCAACTGCCTGCACGTCCTCGACGAGCTGCGCGAGCTGGAGGAGAAGCACCGCGACACCGTCGTGATCATCGGGGTGCATTCGCCGAAGTTCGTGCACGAGGCCGAGCACGCCGCCGTCGTCGACGCCGTCGAGCGGTACGAGGTGCACCACCCCGTGCTGGACGATCCCGAGCTCGCGACCTGGAAGCAGTACGCCGTACGCGCCTGGCCCACGCTCGTCGTGATCGACCCCGAGGGCTACATCGTCGCCCAGCACGCCGGTGAGGGGCACGCGCACGCCATCGCGAAGCTGGTCGAGGAGCTGGAGGCCGAGCACGAGGCCAAGGGGACGCTGCGGCGCGGGGACGGGCCGTACGTGGCGCCCGAGCCGGTCGCGAGCGACCTGCGGTTCCCCGGGAAGGCGCTGCTGCTGCCGAGCGGGAACCTGCTGGTGTCGGACACCACGCGGCACCAGCTCGTCGAGCTGGACGCGGACGGGGAGAGCGTCGTCCGCCGCATCGGCAGCGGCGAGCGCGGCTTCGGCGGCGACGCCTTCAGCGAGCCGCAGGGGCTGGCGCTGCTGCCCGACGGGAGGGTCGTGGTCGCCGATACCGTCAACCACGCCCTGCGGACCTACGACCCGGCCACCGGGCACGTGGAGACGGTCGCCGGGACCGGACGCCAGTGGTGGCAGGGCTCGCCCACCTCGGGGCCCGCCCTGGAGGTCGACCTGTCCTCGCCGTGGGACGTGGCCTGGTGGCAGGGCAGGGTGTGGATCGCCATGGCCGGTGTGCACCAGCTGTGGACCTGGGATCCGGAGAGCGGCACCGTCGCCGTCGCCGCCGGTACCACCAACGAGGGGCTGCTCGACGGGCCGGCCGCCGAGGCCTGGTTCGCCCAGCCGTCGGGGCTCGCGGCCGCCGGGGACCGGCTGTGGATCGCCGACTCCGAGACCAGCGCCCTGAGGTACGTCCACCCCACCGAGACCGGCTACGCCGTCACGTCCGCCGTCGGGACCGGCCTGTTCGACTTCGGACACCGGGACGGGGACGCGGGCCAGGCCCTGCTCCAGCACCCGCTCGGGGTGACCGCCCTGCCCGACGGCTCGGTCGCCGTGTCCGACACGTACAACCACGCGCTGAGGCGCTACGACCCCGCCACCGGGCAGGTGTCCACGCTCGCCACCGATCTGCGCGAGCCCAGCGACGCCGTGCTGGTCGGCGAAGACATCGTGGTCGTCGAGTCGGCCCGGCACCGGCTGACCCGGCTGCGGCTCCCGGAGGAGGCCGTACGGGTCGAGTCCGTGGCCCACCGTACGCAGCGGGCCGCCACCGAGGTGGCGGCCGGCGCGCTCCGGCTCGACGTGGTGTTCCGGGCGCCGGGCGGGCAGAAGCTCGACACCCGCTACGGGCCGTCCACCCGGCTGCTCGTCTCCTCGACCCCGCCCGAGCTCCTCGCCGGGGGCGAGGGCGCCGGGACCGACCTGTTCCGGGAGCTGGCGCTGAACCCGGAGGTCACCGAGGGCGTGCTGCACGTCTCCGCGATGGCGGCGTCGTGCGACGACGACCCCGCCAACGAGTACCCGGCCTGCCACGTCCACCAGCAGGACTGGGGGGTGCCCGTCCGCGTCACCGCCGACGGCGCCTCCCGGCTGCCCCTCGTCCTGGCCGGGATGGACGAGCAGGAGTGA
- a CDS encoding M18 family aminopeptidase, translating into MSSPARFDRGHTDDLMTFLTASPSPYHAVANAAERLEKAGFRQLSETDAWDAGTRGKFVLRGGALIAWYVPEGAAAHTPFRIVGAHTDSPNLRVKPQPDTGSQGWRQIAVEIYGGTLLNTWLDRDLGLAGRLTLRDGSERLVNVDRALLRVPQLAVHLDRSVNTDGLKLDKQRHMQPIWGLGDVHEGDLISFLEEEEGLEQGSVAGWDLMVHSIEPPAYLGRDRELVAGPRMDNLLSVHAGVAALAAVSGAEKLDHIPVLAAFDHEENGSQSDTGADGPLLGNVLERSVFARGGSYEDRARAFAGTICLSSDTGHAVHPNYGERHDPTHHPRANGGPILKVNVNQRYATDGSGRAVFASACERAGVPWQTFVSNNSMPCGTTIGPITAARHGIQTVDIGVAILSMHSARELCGADDPYLLANALVAFLEG; encoded by the coding sequence ATGAGCTCTCCCGCCCGCTTCGACCGCGGCCACACCGACGACCTGATGACCTTCCTGACGGCCAGTCCGTCGCCGTACCACGCCGTGGCCAATGCGGCCGAGCGGCTGGAGAAGGCAGGCTTCAGGCAGTTGTCGGAAACGGACGCCTGGGATGCGGGCACCAGGGGCAAGTTCGTGCTCCGCGGCGGTGCGCTCATCGCCTGGTACGTCCCCGAAGGCGCGGCCGCGCACACCCCGTTCAGGATCGTCGGCGCACACACCGACTCCCCGAACCTGCGGGTCAAGCCGCAGCCGGACACGGGCTCCCAGGGCTGGCGGCAGATCGCCGTCGAGATCTACGGCGGCACCCTCCTCAACACCTGGCTGGACCGGGACCTGGGCCTCGCCGGCCGGCTGACCCTGCGCGACGGCAGCGAGCGCCTGGTCAACGTGGACCGCGCACTGCTGCGCGTCCCCCAACTCGCCGTACATCTGGACCGGTCGGTGAACACCGACGGCCTCAAGCTCGACAAGCAGCGGCACATGCAGCCGATCTGGGGCCTGGGCGACGTGCACGAGGGCGACCTGATCTCCTTCCTGGAGGAGGAAGAGGGCCTGGAGCAGGGCTCGGTGGCCGGCTGGGACCTGATGGTCCACTCCATCGAGCCGCCCGCCTACCTGGGCCGCGACCGCGAACTGGTGGCCGGTCCGCGCATGGACAACCTGCTGTCGGTGCACGCGGGCGTCGCGGCGCTGGCGGCGGTGTCGGGCGCCGAGAAGCTCGACCACATCCCGGTGCTGGCCGCCTTCGACCACGAGGAGAACGGCTCGCAGTCGGACACGGGCGCGGACGGCCCGCTGCTGGGGAACGTGCTGGAACGTTCAGTCTTCGCACGCGGAGGCTCGTACGAGGACCGCGCGCGGGCCTTCGCGGGCACCATCTGCCTGTCCTCGGACACCGGGCACGCCGTCCACCCCAACTACGGGGAACGGCACGACCCGACGCACCACCCGCGCGCCAACGGCGGCCCGATCCTGAAGGTCAACGTCAACCAGCGGTACGCGACGGACGGCAGCGGGCGCGCGGTGTTCGCGAGCGCGTGCGAGCGGGCCGGCGTGCCGTGGCAGACCTTCGTCTCCAACAACTCCATGCCGTGCGGCACGACGATCGGCCCGATCACGGCCGCCCGCCACGGCATCCAGACCGTGGACATCGGCGTCGCGATCCTGTCGATGCACAGCGCGCGCGAACTGTGCGGCGCGGACGACCCGTACCTCCTCGCCAACGCCCTGGTGGCCTTCCTGGAGGGCTGA